The region TTGATGACGAAGCAAGCGACCAGTAAACTCGCTAGTTCACTGTGTCAATGTGACCGCGAGAGGCTGTCTCTGAGGGCAGTCATTGTGTCCGCGCGTTACACACGACGCGCCGAAGGTGACGCGTAATCGATTTGTGTCCGAACACATCCGATTGATCGATCGAGTTGTGGATTGACAAATTATGGCAAATAAACTAACTGGAGGTCTAATAGCTACTACTTATAGCAAAAAAATTAGAATGATCgtacatcaaataaattgatgGTTCAGTTTTTTAATGTGATTAATATGACTAAGTACAAAATTTGATAGAATCTAAAAAAGGGAAAGGTATAATTACTTTTCATGATCAGatcttttcataatattatttgatcGATCTATAAtcctatttaatacatatgtatataattttatgccTTTTGTtagctaaaataaattgttcctCTTTCATCAGTAGGGATTGGATAGTATGGGTGAACATGAATCTCTTTTAATTGACTCCTGGAAAACTTGGGAGACAGCCAGTAAAATTTAGTAGCAGAGAAAAAGTTgtgtatttctttatttacaaaactacTTGTACTTGTGATAGTTTCATCAAgaaaattcataattaaataatggtAGCAGTGAGCCTGTCACGTACTCATAATGAATCTGCCAGTTTGCATAACAAATGTGCGCCCGCGAGCTCAGCACAGTCTGCTGTGGGGGGCCCGGCGCCCATCACACGTCGTCTCATTGAAACATATTGACAACACTAACTTTTAGTCTGGAAAGCAGTGTTACTTGTTGCTGTGGCAGGAATTGTGTGGAGAAGTTTCTGGATGTTTCGTGACTTTTGAGTCATAACTTTTAGGTCTGTATGCTTCGTATAAGGTAAATACGTAGTATGTGTCcatgtatttgtaatttatcgCTTGtcttcccgtgcagattgtaaaagttaaccAAAGGAAAAGCTAGGCTTAAactggggattcttcttctgaGCGATAAACCACCTATCTCTATTTTatggcaaacagctgaaggtaaacttttattcttttcgagactgtggctctgtctaccttatGAGGAATTAAGTCTTATGTtcgtattaaatatatgtatgtataaattattgtcACAACTAATGCGATACGATAATTATATCGATTTAAACTAGTATGAATCACATAATTATCTAACTTGAATCTTGGTCAGGATTCACGAGTCACGCACAAGCAGACACGCATCACAACATTGTGTGAGATAAGATACAATTCGTGTCAGACGAGACGCTATCTTCTCACACCATCTCAACAACAAAGCTCAGCGTCGGCCGCTGACTGGGATCCGAAGCGGTGGCGGAGATCAATCTGatggagtgtgcccagaaggcagGCAGCATTACCATATTGAATGGCAACGCTGATTCTGTGAGCCatataatttccagccctctgCGAGGCTACCATGGCTCGCGCGACAGTCCCGTtcacttcataataaaaacgaAACAGCGATATTTTTTGCTAGCCCCGCTGGTTATGAGATAATTCAGCTTTATTGATGTCATAGGTTCAAACTAAAAGGCGCAAAAACTAAGTATAAGCGTTATTGCTCATACTTACCGTTTGCGCCTTAGGTTTTCAGCCACTCTTGCAGTAATACCGTCCTTATTTTGGTAAATGTGTtgagtatttttaaacatacattatcgAAGAAAAATGCAACATCGGTGACAAGATGACAGTTAATTATATTCTCGACGGTAGTTGGAAATACCTGGTTTACGTACGTAGAACAACCTGTCATCGTATAACAAAAGGATCATTCCTAAATACTCGctccaaataaacatttattatcatttacgAATCTTATTATTGACATTGTCAAAGTATAAGTGCCAGCATCAAACTATCACAGGGTAAGAGTGAAATACACGTGATCTATTTTCGTTGTTATCAATTATCAAAACTACAGGggcatgtatgtatggagaaacaataatatagttattgtttccatataaattgtataattggtaattttatattggttGTAAAACtggtcatatttttttgtactgtGCGTAGATGCCAGTGTGTATAAAGTGgattaaactaatttaaataaaaggacTTAGAAatgctttgttttttcttaattcatgtttttatataaaatatgtgtatctgtaattatattaaatgtagtatttttttaaaagttgtaaatataataaatcaataaatatatacggcccaaattacacatattgtaGGTCCCGTGTGCAATACCTACTAGTAGAttcataatatagaaaataattgcCTTGTCTGTTTGTATTCGCTTATTTCTCTTTCTGGACAACTTTTGAAGAAaacgttttttcttttttacttataacTTAATTctgtgataaatataaatgctaTATCTAGCAACATATacaattcattttaataaatagaacATATCTAGTACGGTAATATACTCTTCTACGAAATCGAAGTCACGGGCAAAAGCTTTAAAGTTAAACAAAGTACAGATATTAATACGATTTTTCTGTTGCAGGACTTATTGGAGCGTATATTCCACTTGTTCGAGGGCGGAGAGGGCGGCGAGGGCGAGGAGGAGGGGCGCGCGGGGCGGCTGCGGCAGGTCGCCTGGCTCGAGTTCCTCAAGCAGCGGCTCACGTGAGACACACTTACGACCGTAGTCCTTGTTGCTTGCGCGCGTTGCTCACACCAGCATTAACGATCCTCCAGTGCTTTACAGTTGCCACACAGCTACAGCAGGCGCGATTACTTTCAAAGTTGATAACAAGCAGGACACAGGCGGTACTTATCTTACCAGTAAAGCATTGACTTAAAGCTTCCTAATATTATTTGGGCATCTTTTTCGAGTCATCTTTCATTTCTTGCAGGTGAAAATAGAAAGTACTTAGTAGTTTAGAAATCGTTGTAATGACAAGGAATTCCTATAATGAAGAGAATTTTTACAAAACGGATCTTTaactacattataaatattgagtCGTGAATGCACGCACGTATATGTTCGAATTAAGTTCAATTAAGTTcagtagaatttttttaattaatatataaatacatacatataatcacgtctttatcctttacgaaGTAGACAGGAGATTGagagcccacgttcagctgcgtGGCTTCAtgttgaaattgagattcaaattgtaacaagttgctagcccatcgcctaccaAGGAATCCCAAGTGAAAATGATCGAACACTAACAAGCGTTGCACCATGAGATGATTTATACTCTCGTGTACACTATAATTTGTATATACCGGTATCATTTCATGTTGTAATTAGAGTGTGATGGATCACTCAGAACTCGCGGGGGGATTAGAGGACGAGGTCGCTCACACAGGTCACGGAATGAACACTCACAGCGCTCAATGGATCAAATATACTGATAAAAGTCTAAGTTGCTATACCAATGCTTGGATCATGCATCGAATGGGTCAAATCCAAAGATTTTGAATAACTTTGGTGTGcgcatttaaaaaattatgcttATGTCCTACTTGTTTTTGATAATGAATTAGAAAATGTACCGAGTtatctttgaaataaataaatatacatatatgggacaaattacatagattgagttagcctcgaagttcgagacttgtgttaccgAGATACTTGCTCGACGATACTATCAAAATGTGTCAACATTTTAATCCATAAGCATGTTTTTGGTACCAGCATTACCCTGTTGTTAAAGCGTCAGTTATCGAAATGTTGACCAGAATAAAAAAACCGTGATGGGctgaagaaaaaacaaaatttccgAATCTGCCTCTACATTAGatgaaataagtatatatttgtatctgCTGCAGGGAGGAGAAGCAGCTAGAGTTGATAGAACAACTAGAGAGCGTGGCCTACGTGGTGTGCGGCGACGACCCCATCTCCTGCAGGGACTTCCAGAAGATTCTGCAGGTATATCTACCGCTATATGATGCAAACATGTCAAGTTCATTAAGCAATCACTTTTATAAAGTTCATCACACCAAACCAGCAAGATCCATCTTTGATATTTGGTCAAGTTGATATTCACCTTTTTGATTGACTAGCTCTTTGATGTTtctatataacatttttatgaagTCATGTTATATCAACGCTCCAATATAGTAATGTCTCGGGCTTGACCATCACTGAAACAAGTGTGAAACTTACGTTAAATGACAATCTGTATGATATCTCCGTCCTTATTTATTCCAGAACCGAGTGGTAACCAATAAAATCCTCCGCGCTGTAGACTCGGACGGCGACGGCGCAGCGACCGCCGATGAGATCATGGAGTTCCTGTGCGCGGCCACCAGCAGCCGCGCGCGCGCCGGCATCGACAAGCAGAGCGTCGACCGCCTCGAGCGGCTGTTCCGAGACACCGTCGGCGATCAGAAGGAGATCACCAAGGAACAGTTTCGAAAGATACTCGACTCTAAGAACGTAAGACTGATTAACACAAAGCGACAATTGTTAGaagtattatataattcaTATAACGCATGTTTTATGTTCTCCTTATTTATACTTTCCAGCCCTTCTTCACGGAGCGCGTGTTCCAGATCTTCGACGAGGACAACTCCGGCAGCATCTCGCTGCACGAGTTCATCGCGGCCGCGCACCGCTTCGCCGGGCAGACGCCCGACGACAAGATACGATTTCTCTTCGAGGTCTACGATATGGACGGTTAGTATTTtaccgaattaaaaaaattgtaaaatagtCCCAACATCTTTTGGTAAATCTACATACCCCACCCCAAAGACTATGTTGGAactgcatttttatttactagctaACCATACCAAGTTAGATACCTACTCCCACTGCAAGTTCTATacgagtaataataataaatatatacgggacaaattacactgattgagccTCATAGCAAACCTCAAAGCGGCAAGGTTCTGTATGAAAACCAACAATAATCCGTTTACcgataagtaataaataatacgcaaagtaggtacctacttaatcgTGACCTTTTATGCTATATTTATCTGACATTACTGATGGTTCTCCCTTACTCAATGGAAGTTCGTTGTTACAGGCGACGGGTTGATCCAACACCGCGAGCTTCAACACGTGCTGTGGGCGTGCATGGAGGAGAACGGCATGGTGTTCAGCGACGAGCAGCTGTGCCAGCTCACGCGCGCCATGTTCGAGGACGCGGACGCGGAGGGCCGCGGCGCCATCACGTACGAGGCGCTCCGGCACCAGCTCGCGAAGCACGACGGGCTTAGAGAGAACCTTTCCATCAGGTCTGTTgttcttatttacaaaaattacgAAATATAAGTGCCAACGAAAACATCAAAAGTCACGAGAAATTCATGGACTTCTTTACAGCAGAATAAACTTATCAagaaataataacttaatcTTGACCATATCTATAGCATTCGATACACATCAAAGAAGGAATATAATTTGGAATCTGCACTTTACTCTTCACGttataattcttaatttaCATTGTACCAAGAAAGTTTGGTTTTTCCATACCAAAACACGAGAttataaactaattttaataacattttcacCACGTTATCAAACAAATGTTACCAATGCACAATGTTCCAGCATCGACCGCTGGCTGGTCCCGCCGAAGCCGGAACGCCCGGCGTCCTGGCGTCAGAGGCTGCAGCGCCTCAAGCCGCACCAGCTGTCGGCGGGCTACCTGCGGAACAACCTCGCGCTGGTGGCGTACCTCGCGCTGTTCGCGGCCGTCAACGTCGGGCTGTTCGCGGCGCGCTGCGCGGAGTACGCGGGCCAGAGCGTGTTCCTCATGATGGCCAGGGCTTGCGGTAACTCGCTCTTATTcaaatcatttataaaaaaaattgtgtgagGCGTTTATTAGTGTACGGTTTTGATgacttgtatgtatttaaattccaTACATTCCATATCAATCAGTACTTATAATTAGgaaaatgtatatttgtaaaaaaaaattgaataattatacttatatacctCCCTTTGTGAAAGTCTGTCCCTACTTATGCTCTCACGGATGAATTGTTAGtcagattttgatgaattatttttatcaaaaaaggtaattatttaaattcagaCATGACACAGTTTTTTTTGAGATTAGCAAagataaatttagtttaaacAGGCAAAATTAGTCTTAGGtaattttgaaatgttggaaagcagattttctgaggaaggtttatatgtaaatcTTAATGCTACCTGTGCccagtaataaaatttaatccaTTGCGCccagtaataaaatttaaggtaGGCAGACCTGTCAACATAGCAGATGTTTCTTTTCAGGTCAGTGCCTTAACTTCAACTGCTCATGGGTGCTGGTGCTGATGCTGCGCCGCTGCATCACGACCCTGCGCGTGCGCGGCCTCGGCGCCGTGCTGCCGCTCGACCACAACATCTACCTTCACAAACTGACTGGCGTCCTCATCTTTATCTTCAGCATCGTTCACACTATAATGCATCTTTTCAATTTTAGTAAGAAAAACTTGAATTTTAGtgatacataataatattttgtcaaattggtatacatacatacatactagtCGAAttccttgcgggctagacagagccagcggtCTCGAATAGAcggaaaagccacgttcagttgtatgacTTACTGacggaattgagtttcaagtGACAGGTTGGGTTGGGCCTtgaagaggaatcccaagtttataagcatatcccttaccTTACCTTAAGCGAactatttttactacgcttttattagcttgggttgtatgtatgtatgtaacagaatctttgagcttaattttcactggtttttaaacgtctgatcaacttggaactttgcacacgtatcaaggaccgatgacaatgcaatattttgataagagtttctcattatccttattaaaactgccaggattaataaattcacgCTAgcgatttttctattttttagttcgattagcaataaaagcgtagttttttagttttttttaaactatttttttttttatttgttgtttttaaattattttatttatgttttaagagTGCCCTAAACCAAAGAAGTGGTTACGCATCGTAGAAACCTAAATAATAtgattattcagatttctacgAAACACATGTGtcacttataaaaatttaacaaaaagctTATAATTcctatttatgttttatccaTACCTGTGCATTCTGGTTGCAGGCATGGTGGTGGTGAAGAGCCCGGTGGTGAACGCGGCCAACTTCACGGTGTTCGAGTGGCTGCTGACGGAGCGGCCGCGCGCGTTCGGGCTGGTGCGCGGCTGCGCCAACCCCACCGGCTTCGCGCTGCTCGCCTTCCTGCTCGTCATGATCGTCTGCAGCCAGCCGTTCATCAGGCGGCGCGGCAGCTTCGAGGTCAGGACTAACAATGTCGcttactaatgttataaaagcgaaagtccgtatgtctgtctgtctgtttcgCTTTCACAGATAAACCGCTGGACCGATTctaattaaatttggtatttatttagttaaaaagCCGCGTTCGTATAATcatcaaacatacaaattgtcctttgcggggtagacagccaacagtcaaaagtctgataggccacattaaGCTGTTTGGAAATgggatttttttcaaaaatgggTGGTTATGGGAAAAGCAACTTACGCGcaggcggagccgcgggcaaCAGAGCTATTaaggtaagtacatatttgTATTATCATTTGTTTTACAGTTATCGCACCACCCTTACAAACATCTCAGTTTTGGTGAAAAGTATCGCCTGGCAAAGAATGCCGTTGGCAAAACGTTCGCCTGCgtacattttacatacaaaaaacaattctgGGTCTGGGAGAAAAAGTGTGGAGTGGTTTAAGTGAAAGCGTCAAAGATTACAATTAGTGCAAACATTGAATGACAATATAATGAACAGTGTGATAAGAGGAAGTGTGATTTTAAAGAACATTAAGTAACAGTAATAGAAATGAGAATGCTCAGATGGTCTTTGGTACTagcttttcatttattcatttatgtcATGTTGTACCCCAGGTGTTCTACTGGACGCACCTGCTGTACGTCCCGTTCTGGTTGCTGCTGGTGTTCCACGCGCCCAACTTCTGGAAGTGGTTCGTGCTGCCGGGCGCCGTCTACCTCGCAGAACGGGTGCTGAGGCTCATCTGGCTTAGGTATGTCATTAGGTACTTTAATTTATCATCAAATTAGCTTGTTGCGGCATCATATAATTACTACCACCTATTTCTGGAAGAAGTTCGTGCCATCTGCGCCGTGTACCTCACTGAAAGTGTACTAAGGCTTTCTGGCTCAGGCAAGGTAcatgttgttttaatttgcCATCAGATTTGTTTCTTCATATTAGTTAGATCTGGGTTTGGCTACTTCAGGGctggcaacttgtcactagGCTCACAAACACTATCTGATGCAAACTAGGCTGAGTCGTTCTACTTATATGCttgcaaaacaaaaatggTAGTCGCTCAATACCTGACTTAAGCACTTCTCGATTGTGTCGAAACGCGAGAACTTCCTACTTTTAATCATTCCACCATTAAAAATGATTGCTGTTGCAGGTCAGAACACGGAAAAACTTACATCTCATCCGGCATCCTGTTACCGTCACGAGTCACGCACCTCGTGGTCAAGCGGCCGCCGCTCTTTGACTTCCACGCGGGGGACTACGTGTTTGTTAACATTCCCGCCATCGCCTCTTACGAGTGGCATCCCTTCACTATCAGCAGCGCGCCGGACCAGCCTGGTAACTGCAGTTCATTACCTGAATAACGAAGACTACTGGTGAAGTCTCCAATTGGATTGGGTTATCAGTTATAAACATTGACGTACTGTTGTTATAGTTGATCGAAggttataaacataaaatcggTAATCATAGCATCGGAAATCTATATCCATAACAGTTAACGATTTTGTGGTAACTTCTCTCACGACTACTttgaacagacagacaagccTGCTTAAAAAGATTAGTGGATGCGGGTGAAGCAGAAGACGTATGCAAGGATAAAAGTGTGTATGATTTAATGATTTCTTAATCCACTTCcgataaaaacatacatacatatgatcacgtctatatcc is a window of Amyelois transitella isolate CPQ chromosome 26, ilAmyTran1.1, whole genome shotgun sequence DNA encoding:
- the LOC106140594 gene encoding NADPH oxidase 5, whose amino-acid sequence is MADREHESILNGGDSSNKANESNNIKNDNFEETALNDDAEKHDIQMNGNGIKINSKIKSDKTENGTLANGKKIEEMSQNGQKKPDAKDLLTVPHGGQRKSFMEQESARERRRQSLLKQCAAILKQSEQKFTKETLHRAFQDEDLLERIFHLFEGGEGGEGEEEGRAGRLRQVAWLEFLKQRLTEEKQLELIEQLESVAYVVCGDDPISCRDFQKILQNRVVTNKILRAVDSDGDGAATADEIMEFLCAATSSRARAGIDKQSVDRLERLFRDTVGDQKEITKEQFRKILDSKNPFFTERVFQIFDEDNSGSISLHEFIAAAHRFAGQTPDDKIRFLFEVYDMDGDGLIQHRELQHVLWACMEENGMVFSDEQLCQLTRAMFEDADAEGRGAITYEALRHQLAKHDGLRENLSISIDRWLVPPKPERPASWRQRLQRLKPHQLSAGYLRNNLALVAYLALFAAVNVGLFAARCAEYAGQSVFLMMARACGQCLNFNCSWVLVLMLRRCITTLRVRGLGAVLPLDHNIYLHKLTGVLIFIFSIVHTIMHLFNFSMVVVKSPVVNAANFTVFEWLLTERPRAFGLVRGCANPTGFALLAFLLVMIVCSQPFIRRRGSFEVFYWTHLLYVPFWLLLVFHAPNFWKWFVLPGAVYLAERVLRLIWLRSEHGKTYISSGILLPSRVTHLVVKRPPLFDFHAGDYVFVNIPAIASYEWHPFTISSAPDQPDYIWLHIRGVGQWTNRLYSYFEEEHARLNATAPLKHSSVRRLSSLASTRRRSSTPSHKKRSVDFAPDAGHDNLAFAPDGTDARKGDATLHVPGALRGAALLTPLRFHKSRSMPDVYKQRHIALRECPRSESESQFESRELRQARAAAGGAAPGRALADSFRYLRHKPAMVAFRAPSDPCPRRSSNESILTIARRRLSKSLSPDKDVEAETARAEPSAEDAPADYPIGKPLEIYVDGPYGAASSHIFRAQHAALIAAGIGVTPFASILQSIMYRYWSARSECPACGHRYAAALPHRGMHLNKVDFFWINREQRSFEWFVSLLSQLEMEQAELGGAERFLDMHMYITSALQRTDMRAVGLQLALDLLHARDKRDLITGLKTRTNAGRPNWDKVFQQLQQQNKGKVTVFYCGPPQLARVLRLKCDRFGFHFRKEVF